A single genomic interval of Mangifera indica cultivar Alphonso chromosome 5, CATAS_Mindica_2.1, whole genome shotgun sequence harbors:
- the LOC123215890 gene encoding putative 1-phosphatidylinositol-3-phosphate 5-kinase FAB1C isoform X1, with translation MGIPDSSILDLFQKVRSWISCGGSDPTSLSGKFEMLDSRCKMCSECDAKLNESCNGYHCESCGRFLCGRCNQSTESRESTKACQFCNGISLRHGCGRKNSEKVHPSVSARESPEPLSPSFFSEKNGYSVNGESVQSDRLAHYLEFRDCGYSPHAMISAQPSLASVQRSPSRSDGEEIEGCGKHFFSSSSEYCHDISDIDANNISARHEFYNFKSLGSSPVDSPSRNNFTPYRGRHSVQQAQEGSPLPQNDSPVHQESLAVLKRPDRGSGDPENTDDYSADLSNFRYQDGRSQKPLDFETNCLIWYPPLPDDENDEVESNFFSYDDDDDDIGESSVMFSSSSSPSSMFPAKDKHNEDYKKPLRAVVQGHFRALVSELLRAEGIKVGKEDTTEDWLGIVTMIAWQAANFVKPDTSRGGSMDPVDYVKVKCIASGNPSASTLIKGVVCTKNIKHKRMTSQYKNPRLLILGGALEYQRVANQLASFDTLMQQENDHLKMVISKIEALRPNVLLVEKSVSSFAQELLLTKDISLVLNVKKPLLERVARCTGALIGQSIDNVSATQLGHCELFRLEKVSEEHEPTNQLNKKPSKTLMYFEGCPRRLACTVLLRGASREELKKVKHVVHYAVFAAYHLSLETSFLADEGASLPKIRLNHSLMIPERIIPDNSISVIPNSQVVSNCQAVANACTQDDGSVNLNLENGGLESLSGHFDPKYICSSISMDHRFDDATSEACNDDLEPDDSLNLQSLNLCNDLKEASVCSFDASNLIQPELQDIMGQEEGQLGEIHELTKFDKAMEDEPSSEYFSAADTHQSILVSFSSRCVLKGTVCERSRLLRIKFYGSFDKPLGRFLHDDLFDETACCRTCNESAETHVICYTHQQGNLTINVKHLSSVKLPRKRDGKIWMWHRCLRCAHTDGVPPATRRVVMSDAAWGLSFGKFLELSFSNHATANRVASCGHSLQRDCLRYYGFGSMIAFFRYSPIDILSVYLPPSVLEFNGHSQQEWIRKEAEKLMDKLETVYAEISDVLEGMEQKSSFTGCGTADAASLKSRIVELKDQIKMERNDYMGVLQPVIMETSEPCQTPVDILELNRLRRALLIGSHAWDLQLCSLSSLLKKGSIVKATPRDASYAQLKELRNDSLCKDGKVDNRHEENVSGPLEVQESPVNDSFSEQRETIEPFGSDISVLSSSHHNREEDVHSDGEIASTLSERIDSAWTGTDQLAQPLQVCQRDGLQVGFVGQIRKVDNPSFERPTAPVRVHSFDSALRIKERILKGLPPSSLHLSSLRSFHASGEYRSMVRDPVSNIMRTCSQMLPLESQKLNLVLSSTPSFISSASHVADGARLLLPHRGNNDLVVAVYDSDPASIISYALSSEEYENCVADKLNEHEGVWSANEINKEGSEVSTFSAWQMSGSLDLDYIHHGSYGSEDASMSNLFTDPKKSPHLTMSFGDESSIAGGKVKFSVTCYFAKQFDSLRKKCCPGEVDFVRSLSRSQRWCAQGGKSNVFFAKSLDERFIIKQVKKTELDSFVEFAPDYFKYLTKSLNSRSPTCLAKILGIYQVSVKHLKGGKEIKMDLMVMENLFFRRSISKVYDLKGSARSRYNSDTTGTNKVLLDMNLMENLRTDPIFLGSKAKRSLERAIWNDTSFLASVDVMDYSLLVGVDEERKDLVLGIIDFMRQYTWDKHLETWVKASGILGGPNNVSPTIISPKQYKKRFRKAMTSYFLTVPDQWYS, from the exons ATGGGAATACCTGATAGTTCAATATTAGATCTGTTTCAGAAGGTTAGGTCTTGGATTTCTTGTGGTGGTAGTGATCCAACAAGTTTGTCTGGGAAATTTGAGATGCTCGATAGTCGTTGCAAAATGTGTTCTGAGTGTGATGCGAAGTtgaatgaatcttgcaatggatACCATTGCGAAAGTTGTGGCCGTTTTTTGTGTGGGAGGTGTAATCAGAGTACTGAGTCTAGAGAGAGTACTAAGGCTTGCCAGTTTTGTAATGGGATAAGTCTGAGGCATGGATGTGGGAGGAAGAACAGTGAGAAAGTGCATCCTTCTGTTTCAGCTCGCGAAAGCCCCGAGCCACTTTCGCCTAGTTTTTTTTCTGAGAAAAATGGTTACTCTGTGAATGGTGAATCGGTTCAGAGTGATCGACTTGCTCACTATCTTGAATTCCGGGATTGTGGATACTCTCCCCATGCAATGATTAGTGCTCAGCCTTCTCTGGCATCTGTTCAGCGTTCACCCAGCAG GAGTGATGGAGAAGAGATAGAGGGATGTGGGAAGCACTTTTTCAGCTCATCTAGTGAGTATTGTCATGATATTTCAGATATAGATGCGAATAATATTAGTGCTAGACatgaattttacaattttaagtCATTGGGATCAAGTCCCGTTGACAGCCCCTCTAGGAATAATTTTACTCCATATAGAGGCAGGCATAGTGTACAGCAGGCACAAGAGGGAAGCCCATTGCCTCAGAATGATAGTCCCGTCCATCAAGAAAGTTTGGCTGTTTTAAAAAGGCCTGATAGAGGGTCTGGGGATCCAGAAAATACTGATGATTACTCTGCTGACCTATCAAATTTTCGATATCAAGACGGTAGATCACAGAAGCCATTGGATTTTGAAACTAATTGTCTTATCTGGTATCCCCCGCTACCtgatgatgaaaatgatgaGGTGGAAAGTAATTTCTTCTCCtatgatgatgacgatgatgatatTGGGGAATCAAGTGTAATGTTCTCATCCAGTAGTAGCCCTTCTAGCATGTTTCCTGCCAAGGACAAGCATAATGAAGATTATAAAAAACCTCTTAGAGCTGTGGTACAAGGGCATTTTAGGGCACTAGTTTCAGAGCTATTACGAGCTGAGGGTATCAAAGTGGGGAAAGAGGATACTACTGAGGACTGGCTTGGCATAGTCACAATGATAGCATGGCAGGCTGCTAATTTTGTGAAACCAGATACAAGCAGAGGAGGCAGTATGGATCCTGTTGATTATGTAAAGGTTAAATGTATAGCATCAGGAAACCCAAGTGCGAG CACCCTTATTAAGGGGGTAGtttgtacaaaaaatataaagcaCAAGCGCATGACATCACAGTACAAAAATCCTAGATTGCTTATTTTAGGAGGAGCACTTGAATATCAGAGAGTTGCAAATCAGTTGGCTTCTTTTGATACATTAATGCAACAG GAGAATGATCATCTCAAGATGGTAATTTCAAAGATAGAGGCTCTTCGCCCGAATGTTTTGCTGGTGGAAAAAAGTGTGTCATCATTTGCACAAGAACTACTTTTGACAAAGGATATTTCATTAGTGCTCAATGTAAAGAAGCCATTGCTGGAGCGGGTAGCTCGGTGCACTGGTGCTCTGATTGGTCAATCAATTGATAATGTTTCAGCAACACAACTTGGGCACTGTGAACTGTTCCGGTTAGAAAAAGTATCTGAAGAACATGAGCCCACCAACCAGTTAAACAAAAAACCATCAAAAACATTGATGTATTTTGAAGGGTGTCCAAGGCGTTTAGCTTGCACG GTCCTGCTGAGGGGTGCTTCTAGGGAAGAACTTAAGAAAGTTAAGCATGTTGTTCATTATGCAGTATTTGCAGCCTATCACTTATCCCTTGAGACTTCTTTCCTTGCTGACGAGGGTGCTTCTCTGCCTAAAATCAGACTAAATCACTCACTTATGATACCAGAGAGGATAATACCTGATAATTCCATTTCTGTTATCCCTAATTCTCAAGTTGTTAGTAATTGTCAGGCAGTAGCCAATGCATGTACCCAGGATGATGGATCTGTGAATCTCAATCTGGAGAATGGAGGATTGGAATCATTGTCTGGGCATTTTGATCCCAAGTATATTTGCTCTTCTATTTCCATGGATCATAGGTTTGATGATGCAACCTCTGAAGCATGCAATGATGATTTAGAACCTGATGACAGCCTAAATTTGCAATCCCTAAATCTATGCAATGATTTGAAGGAGGCCAGTGTCTGTTCCTTTGATGCTAGTAATCTTATACAACCGGAGTTGCAAGATATCATGGGTCAAGAGGAGGGGCAGCTTGGGGAGATTCATGAATTGACAAAATTTGATAAGGCTATGGAAGATGAACCATCCAGTGAGTACTTCTCAGCTGCTGACACTCACCAGAGTATATTGGTGTCTTTTTCAAGTCGTTGTGTGCTGAAAGGAACTGTATGTGAACGCTCTCGGCTCCTGCGCATTAAGTTCTATGGCTCTTTTGATAAGCCTCTGGGAAGATTCCTTCATGATGACCTGTTTGATGAG ACTGCCTGTTGTCGAACATGTAATGAGTCAGCAGAAACCCATGTTATATGTTATACCCACCAGCAGGGAAATCTAACAATCAATGTTAAACACCTCTCCTCTGTAAAGCTACCCAGGAAACGGGATGGCAAGATATGGATGTGGCATCGATGCCTAAGGTGTGCTCATACAGATGGAGTCCCTCCAGCAACTCGTCGAGTGGTAATGTCAGATGCTGCCTGGGGACTTTCTTTTGGAAAGTTTTTAGAGCTTAGCTTTTCAAATCATGCTACTGCTAATCGTGTTGCAAGCTGTGGTCATTCCTTGCAAAGGGACTGCCTCCGATACTATGG GTTTGGGAGCATGATTGCATTCTTCCGTTATTCCCCTATTGATATTCTCTCTGTTTATTTACCCCCGTCAGTTCTTGAATTCAATGGCCATTCTCAACAGGAGTGGATAAGAAAAGAGGCAGAAAAG CTAATGGATAAGCTGGAAACTGTGTATGCTGAGATATCTGATGTACTGGAAGGCATGGAACAGAAAAGTAGTTTCACTGGATGTGGAACTGCAGATGCAGCCAGTTTAAAGAGCCGCATTGTGGAACTGAAGGATCAGATTAAAATGGAAAGGAATGATTACATG GGTGTTCTACAACCGGTTATTATGGAGACTTCAGAACCATGCCAGACACCTGTAGACATACTTGAACTGAACCGTTTGAGACGTGCCCTTCTCATTGGTTCACATGCTTGGGATCTTCAACTTTGTTCGTTGAGCTCTCTTCTTAAGAAAGGTTCTATTGTCAAGGCGACTCCCCGGGATGCATCTTATGCCCAACTAAAAGAGTTGAGAAATGATTCATTGTGCAAGGATGGTAAAGTTGACAATAGGCATGAGGAAAATGTGTCTGGACCTTTAGAAGTACAGGAGTCTCCTGTAAATGATTCATTCTCAGAACAGAGGGAAACCATAGAACCTTTTGGTTCAGACATTTCTGTATTAAGCTCATCTCATCATAATAGAGAGGAGGATGTACATTCAGATGGTGAAATTGCATCCACTCTGTCTGAGAGAATAGATTCTGCATGGACAGGAACTGATCAATTAGCTCAGCCTCTACAAGTGTGTCAGAGAGATGGCCTCCAGGTTGGTTTTGTTGGGCAAATTAGAAAAGTCGATAATCCGTCTTTTGAAAGGCCAACTGCTCCGGTGAGAGTTCATTCTTTTGATTCTGCTTTGAGAATCAAGGAAAGAATCTTGAAAGGATTACCCCCTTCTTCATTGCATTTGTCATCACTTAGATCTTTCCATGCTTCTGGAGAATATAGGAGTATGGTCAGAGATCCGGTATCTAATATAATGAGGACTTGCTCCCAAATGTTACCTCTGGAGTCACAGAAGCTAAATTTGGTTCTCAGTTCAACACCCTCATTTATCTCCTCTGCTTCTCATGTGGCTGATGGGGCTCGGTTGCTGCTTCCCCATAGGGGCAATAATGATTTAGTTGTTGCTGTTTATGATAGTGATCCTGCCAGCATAATATCATATGCTCTCAGTTCGGAGGAGTATGAGAACTGTGTTGCTGATAAGTTGAATGAGCATGAAGGAGTGTGGAGTGCCAATGAGATCAATAAAGAAGGTTCTGAGGTTTCCACCTTTTCAGCCTGGCAGATGTCTGGCTCTTTGGATTTGGATTATATCCACCATGGAAGTTACGGATCTGAAGATGCTTCTATGAGTAACTTGTTTACAGATCCCAAGAAGTCTCcacacctgacaatgtcttttGGGGATGAGTCTTCAATTGCTGGTGGTAAAGTGAAGTTCTCTGTCACTTGTTACTTTGCGAAGCAGTTTGACTCTCTTAGAAAGAAATGTTGTCCTGGTGAAGTGGATTTCGTGCGTTCCTTGAGCCGAAGTCAGAGATGGTGCGCAcaaggtggaaaaagcaatgtTTTTTTTGCAAAGTCATTGGATGAGAGATTCATTATAAAACAAGTCAAAAAGACGGAGTTGGATTCCTTTGTGGAATTTGCACCAGATTACTtcaaatatttgacaaaatctcTTAATTCACGAAGCCCAACTTGTCTGGCTAAAATTCTTGGCATCTATCAG GTCTCTGTAAAACACCTGAAAGGTGGCAAGGAAATAAAAATGGACTTGATGGTAATGGAAAATCTCTTTTTCAGGAGAAGCATCTCAAAGGTCTATGACCTTAAGGGCTCTGCGAGATCGCGATACAATTCAGATACAACAGGCACAAACAAGGTACTTCTAGATATGAATCTCATGGAAAATCTGCGAACAGACCCAATATTTCTTGGAAGCAAGGCAAAGAGAAGCTTAGAGAGAGCCATTTGGAATGACACATCATTTTTGGCG
- the LOC123215890 gene encoding putative 1-phosphatidylinositol-3-phosphate 5-kinase FAB1C isoform X2, with product MWEALFQLIYPVDSPSRNNFTPYRGRHSVQQAQEGSPLPQNDSPVHQESLAVLKRPDRGSGDPENTDDYSADLSNFRYQDGRSQKPLDFETNCLIWYPPLPDDENDEVESNFFSYDDDDDDIGESSVMFSSSSSPSSMFPAKDKHNEDYKKPLRAVVQGHFRALVSELLRAEGIKVGKEDTTEDWLGIVTMIAWQAANFVKPDTSRGGSMDPVDYVKVKCIASGNPSASTLIKGVVCTKNIKHKRMTSQYKNPRLLILGGALEYQRVANQLASFDTLMQQENDHLKMVISKIEALRPNVLLVEKSVSSFAQELLLTKDISLVLNVKKPLLERVARCTGALIGQSIDNVSATQLGHCELFRLEKVSEEHEPTNQLNKKPSKTLMYFEGCPRRLACTVLLRGASREELKKVKHVVHYAVFAAYHLSLETSFLADEGASLPKIRLNHSLMIPERIIPDNSISVIPNSQVVSNCQAVANACTQDDGSVNLNLENGGLESLSGHFDPKYICSSISMDHRFDDATSEACNDDLEPDDSLNLQSLNLCNDLKEASVCSFDASNLIQPELQDIMGQEEGQLGEIHELTKFDKAMEDEPSSEYFSAADTHQSILVSFSSRCVLKGTVCERSRLLRIKFYGSFDKPLGRFLHDDLFDETACCRTCNESAETHVICYTHQQGNLTINVKHLSSVKLPRKRDGKIWMWHRCLRCAHTDGVPPATRRVVMSDAAWGLSFGKFLELSFSNHATANRVASCGHSLQRDCLRYYGFGSMIAFFRYSPIDILSVYLPPSVLEFNGHSQQEWIRKEAEKLMDKLETVYAEISDVLEGMEQKSSFTGCGTADAASLKSRIVELKDQIKMERNDYMGVLQPVIMETSEPCQTPVDILELNRLRRALLIGSHAWDLQLCSLSSLLKKGSIVKATPRDASYAQLKELRNDSLCKDGKVDNRHEENVSGPLEVQESPVNDSFSEQRETIEPFGSDISVLSSSHHNREEDVHSDGEIASTLSERIDSAWTGTDQLAQPLQVCQRDGLQVGFVGQIRKVDNPSFERPTAPVRVHSFDSALRIKERILKGLPPSSLHLSSLRSFHASGEYRSMVRDPVSNIMRTCSQMLPLESQKLNLVLSSTPSFISSASHVADGARLLLPHRGNNDLVVAVYDSDPASIISYALSSEEYENCVADKLNEHEGVWSANEINKEGSEVSTFSAWQMSGSLDLDYIHHGSYGSEDASMSNLFTDPKKSPHLTMSFGDESSIAGGKVKFSVTCYFAKQFDSLRKKCCPGEVDFVRSLSRSQRWCAQGGKSNVFFAKSLDERFIIKQVKKTELDSFVEFAPDYFKYLTKSLNSRSPTCLAKILGIYQVSVKHLKGGKEIKMDLMVMENLFFRRSISKVYDLKGSARSRYNSDTTGTNKVLLDMNLMENLRTDPIFLGSKAKRSLERAIWNDTSFLASVDVMDYSLLVGVDEERKDLVLGIIDFMRQYTWDKHLETWVKASGILGGPNNVSPTIISPKQYKKRFRKAMTSYFLTVPDQWYS from the exons ATGTGGGAAGCACTTTTTCAGCTCATCTA TCCCGTTGACAGCCCCTCTAGGAATAATTTTACTCCATATAGAGGCAGGCATAGTGTACAGCAGGCACAAGAGGGAAGCCCATTGCCTCAGAATGATAGTCCCGTCCATCAAGAAAGTTTGGCTGTTTTAAAAAGGCCTGATAGAGGGTCTGGGGATCCAGAAAATACTGATGATTACTCTGCTGACCTATCAAATTTTCGATATCAAGACGGTAGATCACAGAAGCCATTGGATTTTGAAACTAATTGTCTTATCTGGTATCCCCCGCTACCtgatgatgaaaatgatgaGGTGGAAAGTAATTTCTTCTCCtatgatgatgacgatgatgatatTGGGGAATCAAGTGTAATGTTCTCATCCAGTAGTAGCCCTTCTAGCATGTTTCCTGCCAAGGACAAGCATAATGAAGATTATAAAAAACCTCTTAGAGCTGTGGTACAAGGGCATTTTAGGGCACTAGTTTCAGAGCTATTACGAGCTGAGGGTATCAAAGTGGGGAAAGAGGATACTACTGAGGACTGGCTTGGCATAGTCACAATGATAGCATGGCAGGCTGCTAATTTTGTGAAACCAGATACAAGCAGAGGAGGCAGTATGGATCCTGTTGATTATGTAAAGGTTAAATGTATAGCATCAGGAAACCCAAGTGCGAG CACCCTTATTAAGGGGGTAGtttgtacaaaaaatataaagcaCAAGCGCATGACATCACAGTACAAAAATCCTAGATTGCTTATTTTAGGAGGAGCACTTGAATATCAGAGAGTTGCAAATCAGTTGGCTTCTTTTGATACATTAATGCAACAG GAGAATGATCATCTCAAGATGGTAATTTCAAAGATAGAGGCTCTTCGCCCGAATGTTTTGCTGGTGGAAAAAAGTGTGTCATCATTTGCACAAGAACTACTTTTGACAAAGGATATTTCATTAGTGCTCAATGTAAAGAAGCCATTGCTGGAGCGGGTAGCTCGGTGCACTGGTGCTCTGATTGGTCAATCAATTGATAATGTTTCAGCAACACAACTTGGGCACTGTGAACTGTTCCGGTTAGAAAAAGTATCTGAAGAACATGAGCCCACCAACCAGTTAAACAAAAAACCATCAAAAACATTGATGTATTTTGAAGGGTGTCCAAGGCGTTTAGCTTGCACG GTCCTGCTGAGGGGTGCTTCTAGGGAAGAACTTAAGAAAGTTAAGCATGTTGTTCATTATGCAGTATTTGCAGCCTATCACTTATCCCTTGAGACTTCTTTCCTTGCTGACGAGGGTGCTTCTCTGCCTAAAATCAGACTAAATCACTCACTTATGATACCAGAGAGGATAATACCTGATAATTCCATTTCTGTTATCCCTAATTCTCAAGTTGTTAGTAATTGTCAGGCAGTAGCCAATGCATGTACCCAGGATGATGGATCTGTGAATCTCAATCTGGAGAATGGAGGATTGGAATCATTGTCTGGGCATTTTGATCCCAAGTATATTTGCTCTTCTATTTCCATGGATCATAGGTTTGATGATGCAACCTCTGAAGCATGCAATGATGATTTAGAACCTGATGACAGCCTAAATTTGCAATCCCTAAATCTATGCAATGATTTGAAGGAGGCCAGTGTCTGTTCCTTTGATGCTAGTAATCTTATACAACCGGAGTTGCAAGATATCATGGGTCAAGAGGAGGGGCAGCTTGGGGAGATTCATGAATTGACAAAATTTGATAAGGCTATGGAAGATGAACCATCCAGTGAGTACTTCTCAGCTGCTGACACTCACCAGAGTATATTGGTGTCTTTTTCAAGTCGTTGTGTGCTGAAAGGAACTGTATGTGAACGCTCTCGGCTCCTGCGCATTAAGTTCTATGGCTCTTTTGATAAGCCTCTGGGAAGATTCCTTCATGATGACCTGTTTGATGAG ACTGCCTGTTGTCGAACATGTAATGAGTCAGCAGAAACCCATGTTATATGTTATACCCACCAGCAGGGAAATCTAACAATCAATGTTAAACACCTCTCCTCTGTAAAGCTACCCAGGAAACGGGATGGCAAGATATGGATGTGGCATCGATGCCTAAGGTGTGCTCATACAGATGGAGTCCCTCCAGCAACTCGTCGAGTGGTAATGTCAGATGCTGCCTGGGGACTTTCTTTTGGAAAGTTTTTAGAGCTTAGCTTTTCAAATCATGCTACTGCTAATCGTGTTGCAAGCTGTGGTCATTCCTTGCAAAGGGACTGCCTCCGATACTATGG GTTTGGGAGCATGATTGCATTCTTCCGTTATTCCCCTATTGATATTCTCTCTGTTTATTTACCCCCGTCAGTTCTTGAATTCAATGGCCATTCTCAACAGGAGTGGATAAGAAAAGAGGCAGAAAAG CTAATGGATAAGCTGGAAACTGTGTATGCTGAGATATCTGATGTACTGGAAGGCATGGAACAGAAAAGTAGTTTCACTGGATGTGGAACTGCAGATGCAGCCAGTTTAAAGAGCCGCATTGTGGAACTGAAGGATCAGATTAAAATGGAAAGGAATGATTACATG GGTGTTCTACAACCGGTTATTATGGAGACTTCAGAACCATGCCAGACACCTGTAGACATACTTGAACTGAACCGTTTGAGACGTGCCCTTCTCATTGGTTCACATGCTTGGGATCTTCAACTTTGTTCGTTGAGCTCTCTTCTTAAGAAAGGTTCTATTGTCAAGGCGACTCCCCGGGATGCATCTTATGCCCAACTAAAAGAGTTGAGAAATGATTCATTGTGCAAGGATGGTAAAGTTGACAATAGGCATGAGGAAAATGTGTCTGGACCTTTAGAAGTACAGGAGTCTCCTGTAAATGATTCATTCTCAGAACAGAGGGAAACCATAGAACCTTTTGGTTCAGACATTTCTGTATTAAGCTCATCTCATCATAATAGAGAGGAGGATGTACATTCAGATGGTGAAATTGCATCCACTCTGTCTGAGAGAATAGATTCTGCATGGACAGGAACTGATCAATTAGCTCAGCCTCTACAAGTGTGTCAGAGAGATGGCCTCCAGGTTGGTTTTGTTGGGCAAATTAGAAAAGTCGATAATCCGTCTTTTGAAAGGCCAACTGCTCCGGTGAGAGTTCATTCTTTTGATTCTGCTTTGAGAATCAAGGAAAGAATCTTGAAAGGATTACCCCCTTCTTCATTGCATTTGTCATCACTTAGATCTTTCCATGCTTCTGGAGAATATAGGAGTATGGTCAGAGATCCGGTATCTAATATAATGAGGACTTGCTCCCAAATGTTACCTCTGGAGTCACAGAAGCTAAATTTGGTTCTCAGTTCAACACCCTCATTTATCTCCTCTGCTTCTCATGTGGCTGATGGGGCTCGGTTGCTGCTTCCCCATAGGGGCAATAATGATTTAGTTGTTGCTGTTTATGATAGTGATCCTGCCAGCATAATATCATATGCTCTCAGTTCGGAGGAGTATGAGAACTGTGTTGCTGATAAGTTGAATGAGCATGAAGGAGTGTGGAGTGCCAATGAGATCAATAAAGAAGGTTCTGAGGTTTCCACCTTTTCAGCCTGGCAGATGTCTGGCTCTTTGGATTTGGATTATATCCACCATGGAAGTTACGGATCTGAAGATGCTTCTATGAGTAACTTGTTTACAGATCCCAAGAAGTCTCcacacctgacaatgtcttttGGGGATGAGTCTTCAATTGCTGGTGGTAAAGTGAAGTTCTCTGTCACTTGTTACTTTGCGAAGCAGTTTGACTCTCTTAGAAAGAAATGTTGTCCTGGTGAAGTGGATTTCGTGCGTTCCTTGAGCCGAAGTCAGAGATGGTGCGCAcaaggtggaaaaagcaatgtTTTTTTTGCAAAGTCATTGGATGAGAGATTCATTATAAAACAAGTCAAAAAGACGGAGTTGGATTCCTTTGTGGAATTTGCACCAGATTACTtcaaatatttgacaaaatctcTTAATTCACGAAGCCCAACTTGTCTGGCTAAAATTCTTGGCATCTATCAG GTCTCTGTAAAACACCTGAAAGGTGGCAAGGAAATAAAAATGGACTTGATGGTAATGGAAAATCTCTTTTTCAGGAGAAGCATCTCAAAGGTCTATGACCTTAAGGGCTCTGCGAGATCGCGATACAATTCAGATACAACAGGCACAAACAAGGTACTTCTAGATATGAATCTCATGGAAAATCTGCGAACAGACCCAATATTTCTTGGAAGCAAGGCAAAGAGAAGCTTAGAGAGAGCCATTTGGAATGACACATCATTTTTGGCG
- the LOC123215837 gene encoding uncharacterized protein LOC123215837 isoform X1 — protein sequence MACSRSNMTAIPLPPACDGKDLIKPPVTKVLTKTRVPLPLQVRSNAEQKLQKPETNRLSRRDTMLYMTAEILSGVALLSAEPAEARVQKLERKRKIMEKLEKLREKAGVPKPEIENGKLTLPAPKPPTNPRQGSVQPLVERFLP from the exons ATGGCGTGCTCTCGTTCGAATATGACAGCGATCCCACTTCCTCCGGCCTGCGATGGAAAAGACTTAATTAAACCGCCGGTGACGAAAGTATTAACCAAGACAAGagttcctcttcctcttcag GTGAGAAGCAATGCAGAGCAGAAGTTGCAAAAGCCAGAAACTAATCGGCTTTCACGAAGGGATACTATGCTTTATATGACAGCTGAAATTCTAAGTGGGGTTGCTCTTCTGTCAGCAGAACCAGCTGAAGCTCGAGTTCAGAAActtgagagaaagagaaaaatcatGGAGAAGCTCGAGAAGCTCAGGGAGAAAGCTGGGGTACCAAAGCCAGAAATTGAGAATGGAAAACTGACACTGCCTGCACCAAAGCCTCCCACGAATCCTCGACAAGGTTCTGTTCAACCTCTGGTGGAAAGATTCCTCCCTTAG
- the LOC123215837 gene encoding uncharacterized protein LOC123215837 isoform X2, which translates to MLKQSSSGYNEQEPDYAWDEKVRSNAEQKLQKPETNRLSRRDTMLYMTAEILSGVALLSAEPAEARVQKLERKRKIMEKLEKLREKAGVPKPEIENGKLTLPAPKPPTNPRQGSVQPLVERFLP; encoded by the exons ATGCTAAAACAGTCTTCGAGTGGGTATAACGAACAAGAGCCGGATTATGCGTGGGATGAAAAG GTGAGAAGCAATGCAGAGCAGAAGTTGCAAAAGCCAGAAACTAATCGGCTTTCACGAAGGGATACTATGCTTTATATGACAGCTGAAATTCTAAGTGGGGTTGCTCTTCTGTCAGCAGAACCAGCTGAAGCTCGAGTTCAGAAActtgagagaaagagaaaaatcatGGAGAAGCTCGAGAAGCTCAGGGAGAAAGCTGGGGTACCAAAGCCAGAAATTGAGAATGGAAAACTGACACTGCCTGCACCAAAGCCTCCCACGAATCCTCGACAAGGTTCTGTTCAACCTCTGGTGGAAAGATTCCTCCCTTAG